In Massilia forsythiae, one DNA window encodes the following:
- a CDS encoding DUF2264 domain-containing protein — protein sequence MKRRDFVRNMAAGSAAAGLAGAAAAAATAAVAGQASAQVPSSGAAAAASAGGAGERAWMAGLLQKMAEPVLAAMSRGELQKTFPLELSPTWDGRDRRVAYLECFGRLIAGAAPWLALPDDDGAEGRVRKRLRQMALQSYVNSVDPASPDRLLWKGPGQALVDSAYYTNALMRAPQALWEPLDAATKARIVAEIKGLRRIEPPYINWLLFAAMNEAWLLSIGEEADPMRMNVAIRKINEWYVGDGWIKDGEAFHFDYYNAFVMQPMLVEILEVLVKYKGPFWNAKPADLLAQANKRIGRYCEHLERFISPQGTFPPIGRSLTYRSAAFQPLALLAWRKRLPASLPEGQVRAALGAVHRALFSDPTNFTRDGFLTIGFVGHHPELGDWYSNNGSMYITSASFLALGLPEQDSYWTSPAQDWTQKKAFAGQRFPKDYPVDY from the coding sequence ATGAAACGACGCGACTTCGTACGCAATATGGCGGCCGGTTCGGCCGCCGCAGGCCTGGCCGGCGCCGCCGCTGCCGCTGCCACTGCCGCCGTTGCCGGCCAGGCCTCGGCCCAGGTCCCGTCCTCTGGCGCCGCAGCGGCCGCATCCGCCGGCGGCGCCGGCGAGCGCGCCTGGATGGCCGGCCTGCTGCAGAAAATGGCCGAGCCGGTGCTGGCGGCCATGTCCAGGGGCGAGCTGCAAAAGACCTTCCCGCTCGAACTCAGCCCCACCTGGGACGGGCGCGACCGCCGCGTCGCCTACCTGGAATGCTTCGGCCGCCTGATCGCCGGCGCCGCCCCCTGGCTGGCGCTGCCGGACGACGACGGCGCCGAGGGCAGGGTGCGCAAGCGCCTGCGCCAGATGGCGCTGCAGAGCTACGTGAATTCGGTCGACCCGGCCAGCCCGGACCGACTGCTGTGGAAGGGGCCGGGCCAGGCGCTGGTCGATTCGGCCTACTACACCAACGCGCTGATGCGCGCGCCGCAGGCGCTGTGGGAACCGCTCGACGCCGCCACCAAGGCGCGCATCGTGGCCGAGATCAAGGGCCTGCGCCGCATCGAGCCGCCCTACATCAACTGGCTGCTGTTCGCCGCCATGAACGAAGCCTGGCTGCTGTCGATCGGCGAGGAAGCGGATCCGATGCGCATGAACGTCGCTATCCGCAAGATCAACGAGTGGTACGTGGGCGACGGCTGGATCAAGGATGGCGAGGCCTTCCACTTCGACTACTACAACGCCTTCGTGATGCAGCCGATGCTGGTCGAGATCCTGGAAGTGCTGGTCAAATACAAGGGGCCGTTCTGGAACGCCAAGCCGGCCGACCTGCTGGCGCAGGCGAACAAGCGCATCGGCCGCTATTGCGAGCACCTGGAGCGCTTCATCTCGCCGCAGGGCACCTTCCCGCCGATCGGCCGTTCGCTGACCTACCGCAGCGCCGCCTTCCAGCCGCTGGCGCTGCTGGCCTGGCGCAAGCGATTGCCGGCCAGCCTGCCGGAAGGGCAGGTGCGCGCCGCGCTGGGCGCCGTCCACCGCGCCCTGTTCAGCGACCCGACCAATTTCACGCGCGACGGCTTCCTCACCATCGGCTTCGTCGGCCACCACCCGGAACTGGGCGACTGGTATTCCAACAACGGCAGCATGTACATCACCTCGGCCAGCTTCCTGGCGCTGGGCCTGCCGGAGCAGGACAGCTACTGGACCAGCCCGGCCC